The stretch of DNA TGTCATCCGCAAGGGACGCATTTGGATGCAGAAGGTACCCTGGCATTCCTGCTGATCCTTTGGCTCCTCACTCCTGGGCACAAGAGGAGACAAATGATTACCCTTTATACGCGTAAAAACTTAACTCAAAATCTAATCTAGCTTTAGCTCCTTATTTTAATGGGCTATTAAGTAATACATCACCTCTGTTTTACCCATTTGGGATTGCAACAACACTTGCAGAATAATAAAGTTGCACAATCATTCATTCACAAAGAAATGCGTTCTTTAATTAGGTCTGAGAGCTCCTACAGAGAGCTAATGAGCAGGTAATAATAGGCGGTGACAAAACAACATTACGCACAACACGCTGCAAAATACGTCACCACTGCAGACCCTGCTGTAAAGGTGGGTCTGCTGGTTTGAATGTGAACCAGTAGCAAGTATTAAATAGCACTTGTGTATCAGTCCCCCACGTTCTCTCCTATGTTCCTGCTGTACCCTGTGGACGGTGTTTCTCTTGTCAGACTGTTCCCTCTGACATAGTAAATATTTTAGTAGGTCCTTTATTTTGCCTGATGCACCGGCAGTTCAGCCTGGTGCGCTGCACTGTTAGTTGCCTCGTGTTGCTTTTAAAACTTACAGTGTATATATCAGTGGACTGGTTGCCAGAGTTCTTATTGCTGACTAATACTTACTGGCCTAAGGGCTGGGTATCGATCGAGTGCTTTTTTTGGTACTGACCAAGCCTGATCTGGATGTGTCTTTTCTACTAAGTGTTGGAAACTGTCAATTACCCAAAGCTGCTTTCAAACGTCTGGTCAGAATGATAATATCTGGCCCGATATTTCCACATTGAAATGATTATTTTGGATTATTAAAGCAAAGTTCTTGTGCTACTGCttgatttgacattttgagaaatttgacccccgattttttttttttttttttttacatatgctCATAACACGTTTCTGACAGAGTCCTGAGATGGCCCCGCTGTCGTCTGGCTTTAGTGTTTGTGCAGTGCTTCAATAAATGTTCCCACTTTCCTCCAACTTCAGGGCTACAACATCATCTCAGTACTGAGCCTGGAGATCGTCCCCATCATGGAGCTGTTGGCCTCTATGAAGACACACAGTGTGCCAGAAGATATAGATgtgagaagcacacacacacacacacacaacctcatcCTCTCATGCTTCTGATACTGAACGATGAACAACAGGAATGTAGAGCTTTGGGAAACCTCTGTATATTTGTGAACATCATGGGGTTCAGTGACTGACTGAATTGAGTACAATCGAGTATGAAAACAACCGTTGTCTCCAACTTTGTTGAATTTCAGTTGTTTCGTTGTTTCACTTGTTTCTAAGAGCTCTAAATTATCCAGACTCTCTGCCTAGATAACCACCCAGTGTGATTCAACACATTTGTTCCCTTCTAATATgcaaatgcaacagaaaaaaaaaccagcacAAAGAAGCTCCCCAGAATCTTTCTTGCTGTTTCCTACACTGCTACGACTCTGCATTTTTGCATCTTATTTTCATCACAGTGCCTGAAAATGTGCCCATCAgcacttttgtcttttgttgagaccaattttaaaaatgactcatttgTTTCGCTTCCGCTGAGTAGATAAAAGACACCGTGCTAAATGATGATGACATCGGGGACAGCTGCCACGAGGATTTCCTTCACAAGTAAGCACTCCGGTACAGGCAAATGGAGACAGATGATGAACAATGCCCATTTAACACCCATCAACCTTCCGATGATGAGTAATGGCCCTCCACTTACCCCAAGTTTCCCCCAGAGGAGGGACGGAAGCTAAATCGCTGTTAGTGTTGAGAGTCCAGAAAGTCCTCTCTGGCTTTGAGGCTCCCAAATGCTCCGAGGTGAACAGGATTAGCTCAGCGTCCTGTGAGGATGGCAGAACATCTGTAATCTGCACACTTACTTGAATCTGAAGGATATTTATAGCTGATGAGGAGAATGACAGGCGTAATTGTTTATTTGAGATAATGTAGGCTCCAAATGAATCAGGCAAAATACTTATTTATTGTGAGCGATTGAGTGAGAACCTCAGAATATATTCACGAAGCCAGAAAATGAACCAAACTACACGAGTTAAAAGGCCAATTGAAGCATTACTAGGCTGTTGTGAATTTCCACTGGCCCAGAGCCAGTTACCATCTTAATTCGTCCTCTATGTAAGGCCTCATAAATGTTTCTCGGACTCAGTTCCTCTGTCTCAATCATTATTCCTAAATGCTGTCATTAATAATTAGAGCAGTGCTAATGATGCTAATTGGCACTAatttgcatgtctgtgtctctctggtTCAGGGCCATCAGCTCTCATCTGCAGACTTGCGGCTGTTCAATAGTGGTTGGAAGCAACCCAGAGAAAGTAAATAAGGTAAATTTACGGGATTATTGGCTGCAGACAGAATGCATCTACATAATTTACAATGTTTTGAAGTgtattgtgctgttgttttgagTTTAATGAGCACCTCATGCACTTTTCTCAGTCTCCGTTACTGCTAGTGTCAGTGTTTTGAGTTTCCGTCTGGGTTCAGCAGCACAGttactgctgcagctctttggGAAAAAAAGTACACAACGGCACACGTAAGATAGTCAAAATGGGCAGATGTTGGAATTAAAAGACAAATGGTTGGACGTGCTAACCGATGAGGAGAGCTAATATTGCAGATCGTACACTGTTTGTTTACGGGATCTGCAGCAGAGAACGGCTACTAACATTTTACCCACTGAATATCAAAGAGTACACAGTCTTAATTGGGAGCGTTATTGGCTTTAGGCCTGAAATGATTAAAACGCGCAGATTAAATGAAGTCTTTTATTTGTATCCAACATCCAGCCTCCATCCTAATGCCAGATTAAGgtcaaaaaacaaactgtggctTCTTCAGTCAATTTTGTGCTGAAAGgaagctttttaaaaacattttgtgctgACAGTGTGCACAAATCTGGCACTTTTTAATCCAACAATCAGCAAAAAAATTAAGGTCCAAAGAAAATGCCATTGATTTTCTGTGTATGTTGGAAAAAGGGAAACGTAACACAGCATGCGTACTGAAATCTGCCTACCCCATGGAATGGCTATGTTGTTCTAAAATATGCCCAAACCTGTTTTTCCTCAcctgaaatttttttttgcagattgtTCGGactctctgcctcttcctcacCCCGGCTGAGAGGAAGTGCTCTCGCGTCTGCAAGGCCGACTCTTCCTTCAAATATGACACAGGCCTGTTTGTTCAGGGTCTGCTCAAGGTAGCCACCAGTTCTCTCTCATTACGCAGTACGATGCGGTTTGAATCGGGGCCTGGTTATTGGTCTGCTTTGCCTGTTTGTTTGATGTTGCCCAGTTTGTTCTGACctgatttctctctctgacctgaAATTGTTAGATATTTTTATTACTAAACTGCATAATCTGTTTTGGTACGTTCAGCGTTTTATGTTTCCTTCataaggttttatttttaatcatccAACTCCAATATGCAAATGAAGACAGTGACATATATAAGTGCGTTCCAACAGTTTAGCGTTACTGTCGGTGTACTCTACTCACAGTTTTCTGCTCTCCAATTACTTGGGGTCAAAAGTGGAACTGAGCTTTTTGTGAAGATTTTTAGAGAAGTTACCACGTTATTTACTGCTGTTTTTCAAGACGAGGGctcaacctgtctgtctgcaggaaaAGAATGAGAACAGCcaaagaaacagcagaaaacttAGTGGAGCTTGTTAGTTCAGTCATAAAGTGTCGGCATGGTAGACACACTGAGCTCCTGCAGGATCTTCGTACAGATTTCCACATAAACTGCAGTGTGGAACAAGAGAAACTGATCCAaggagcaacaacaacaaaaacatggaaGCTTCTTGCTTGCAGAAAGTGGAATTATTTATTAAAGCCTGACATGACATGGATATAAGATGCTATGGTAGAGCTACTCTGACGCCTGGTCTTTGTTTATGTGTTGCATTTAAATTATACATGTGTATCGGGCATTGTAAAGGAGGATCTACTGTTGCTTCCTCTTACAGAAACACTGTGCTCCGTGCTGTCTGCACTGAAGGAACAGATTTCCTTGATACTAAGCAGAATGATACAAACATGTTCTTACAcatcacataaaaaaataaaaatcagatcACGCTGTGAGACCCTCTGATTTGAAGGGTTGACAGGTTGTCAGTATGGCCTTCCCTCctccattttaaaaataaaaaaattaaaaatgtattcccAGGACTCCACAGGCAGCTTCGTCCTGCCCTTCCGTCAAGTGCTCTACTCACCTTACCCGACCACGCACATCGACGTCGACATCAACACCGTCAAGCAGATGCCACCGTGCCACGAGCACACGTACAACCAGCGGCGCTACATGCGGTCGGAGCTCAGTGTGCTCTGGAAGACGAACAGCGAGGAGGACATACCCCCCGACACAGTCATCTACACTGATGAGACCTTCATACCCGACCTgtaagccacacacacacacacacacacacacacacacacacacacacacacacaccgctctTACTGTGTTTGTGGGTGGCAGGAAAGTTATAGTTGTGCATTTTTACTGCAGTATTTTATTTGCACAAAAAATTGCTAACATCACACCCActatgccttttttttcttaggAATATATTTCAAGACGTCGTGCATAAAGACAAGTTGGTGAAGTCGTTTATAGACGAGGTAAGAACACAGCAGCACTTCTTACCATGTTCTTGGATGCACTCAGAAGAAATAAGGAATGGAAAAAGTCCACAAGTCCAACAACAACGAGAACATaattaataacataataatgaCCTTTCTCATTAGTCGAATTGTGataatttaaaaggaaaatataaataaaaacatggaaGAAAAAGTATTCCTATAACCATAAAGGGAGATGGGACCATACCCACTACACTATAAAGGAGCAGTCTGCCTAACATTAAGGTTCAGCCATAAACGCGATTCGTCATCCAAAACAAGAATACAGCAACACTCTTGAAGTCTTAGCTGATACCTCGAGTCAAATACCATACCCTGTGTTACAGAACTTTGCATAAATGTCCTTGTGCGAACCACTGGACGCCTCCAACAGTAGCTTGCTGCCATCCACGTGCTAATGAAAGGCAAATTGTAAAAGGCTTTGGATAGAAGCGCTGTATGAATGCAGCCATTTAGCATTTAAATCAAACAGCAAGTAAGCTTTGGAAGCTTTGGAAACTTTTTTGACTCAATATAGGAATATGCAAATTGTTCACATTTACCCTCCAAAGAAGCTTGTAACTGAATCGGAAATAGTAACATTAAGGAAAAAAGAAACGAAGGCTCAAGACTGGTTCCCTTTTAGTTCAACTTAAGTCGCCGTAGAAACATTCTTCCACACTGATTTCAGCCGTATGAGTGAACAGTGAAAGTGGAAGTGAAAATGGCATACCCAAAGCAACACAGTCACTGTTCTTCTTCCCTTTTGGTCACCATCAGGTCATGAAGCAGGTCAGATAACTGGTAAAAAGTCAGAGGTAGTCAAAGTGATACTCAACCAAATTTACAGAGGCAAAAAAGTACTGCAAGAGGAAGTGAATCTGgtgttttttgatgtttttggttCCCTTTACCGTCTATAACTAACATGTTTTTACTGCAGTGTGTAGAATTGTGTGGCAGAtgaattttcatattttctttaagGTAGAGTGCCAGTGAGTAGACCAGCCCATGTAGCTGGCTGTAGCAAACACTTGAGCGATATGCTCCCACCTCACTGATAAAGTCCCCAGAGCCCATTAGATGCAAAACAGTCAGATTTATTCCCAAGGGTCACAACTCATCATCTGTTTCTATGACGTTGCTCCCAGAGTTGCAGTTACAAGTTTTTCTCAAGACAACAGCAATATGTTTCTCTCTCAAGGTTAACGCAAAGGAGGgcggggaggaggggaggggggggttgggTGGTGTATTATTCCAGCCTCTTCCAGCGGAGCCGTAGCCTAGACCTACTAATTGACATCCTGTGTTGTACCCAGGTGTTCATGCTGAAGCCGGGCCTGTCCCTGCGGAGCACCTATCTGGcccagttcctgctgctgctccacaggaAGGCCCTCACGCTGCTCAAGTACATCGAGGACGAAACGTAAGAGCTGTCACTGATACGACTTTAATCCAAATAAGAAAAAGGATTACTGTGTGGCGGCAGACCAGACACTCTCGCCCTCTGCTCCACAGAAAATCTCAAAAAATTCTGAATGCCAGAGATGATAATTCACTCATTTTTGCCTTGATTTGGCTCTGCAGCCAATGACCTTGCTCTAATAGCGACATCAGCACTGATCACTGCTGGCCCCCAACAGGGCAGTCAGCAAGAAATACCCTAAAGCCTTGCAGTCTGTGTCCTGATGTGACACACTTGCCCACGTTTGCAGTTAGTCATGTCAGGGTTCTGGTAACGCTATCCCCCGGGCTTTGTTTCTCAAGGTACAGCAAGCTCAGAGGGACAAAAAGATCAAACACAGAATCATAGGGAACTGacaacattagctgcagttgAGACGCATCTGTTTGTCCCGGGTGAGGACTCAGCTGGAACGAATCTCAGACACCAGCTTGGTAGCTGGACAGTGGTGCCGCGGGGTGAGCGCGCAACCCCAGAGTTCTGAAccagtgaaaataaaacaatgttttggACGCAGAGGGGGGAGACGAGTGTGGAGGAACACAGGCGCTGTGCTGCTGAGCAGTAGAAAGAACTCACACTGTTTGATCATGTGAGTCATCTCTCACCCTGCTGTAAATGAGGGAACAAGTATGACTGTGATGCATTGCAAACACTACTGCAGATGGCTTTGCgatatgcacaaacacagtaaGCTGCTGAGTGTTTTGATGGAGTCCGATGATATCTGCATACTGTTGGTTTACGACAGCAGTTGGAATACTGCATACTGCAAGTCTTACTGAGGATAGCAAATGTCAATAATTTAACAGGCACTCTGCACGATCATTTTTCCACTAATCTTGCTCAGATGGGAGTAGAATATGATTCACAATCACTTAAAGTTTAATCATCTAAGTTACAATAGTGACACAATAGAAGCATAAAACTTGGCAGAACATAAAAGCCATACAGTTTTCTTTTACAcggtgtgagtgtgtttatatcAGACGGTGGTATTGAGCTGCCCTTCAAATGGGACCAGTCTCATAATGTATACGCATGTGGTGAAGTCTGTGTGTCCTTCAGAGTAGCCCATAAATGATTTGCCATTTGATGGCAACACAGAGGACGCTGGGGACTCTGGCTATGTCATTGCAGACAGTTAGCTGTTAACCCTTcatagggcactcattgaaatacttagaaatacatcaaccctagaccattactggtggtcattacaagactctttttacttttgtgagtttttcaaaaagaaTTCAAtgttgtggtgaaaatcaaggtcagtgaagttactatatggtttcttgccggtctgtcatgtagcctgattgttgctgattggctcaGAGAggttctactgcctcatggtgagggaAGGGGGGGCATTTCGACCTCCCACTtcagttaccaaatatggtcccttgcccgataaagggttaagggCCTTTGTGCATTTCTAACAAACTATGTAATATTAGACTAAACATGAATAGAGCACGGCTGTAAACGTGTAGCTCCGGTGGTTCTACTGAAGTTATGTCTAGCAGAATTAGACTTGTAATGGTGCTAGAATTATCAGCTGTAAATGTATCTACAATAATTCTGAtaatcatttatcaagcaaaaatgcttAACATTTGATCCTTTTGGCTATTCAGATATTGGATttactgcatttctttgttttacatcattttaaatgtcaaaactCATTAAATCATTGTGCTTTTGACTGTagatcagacaaaacaagtaaatTCAAGA from Pempheris klunzingeri isolate RE-2024b chromosome 13, fPemKlu1.hap1, whole genome shotgun sequence encodes:
- the c9orf72 gene encoding guanine nucleotide exchange factor C9orf72 homolog, whose translation is MSSGCPPQSPAVAKSEVAVDGECPLLAATFAYWDNILGPRVRHIWAPKGDQLMFLSDGEVTFLANHTLNGEILRSAECGAVDVKFFVLAEKGVIIVSLIFDGELKGDKNTCALSIILPQTELAFYLPLHTICVERLKHVIRKGRIWMQKGYNIISVLSLEIVPIMELLASMKTHSVPEDIDIKDTVLNDDDIGDSCHEDFLHKAISSHLQTCGCSIVVGSNPEKVNKIVRTLCLFLTPAERKCSRVCKADSSFKYDTGLFVQGLLKDSTGSFVLPFRQVLYSPYPTTHIDVDINTVKQMPPCHEHTYNQRRYMRSELSVLWKTNSEEDIPPDTVIYTDETFIPDLNIFQDVVHKDKLVKSFIDEVFMLKPGLSLRSTYLAQFLLLLHRKALTLLKYIEDETQKGKKPFRSLRNLKTDLDLTVEGDLNIVMAFAEKLRAGLHSFVFGKPFYTSMQEHEVLMSF